One Synechococcus sp. JA-2-3B'a(2-13) genomic window carries:
- a CDS encoding homogentisate phytyltransferase, producing the protein MLRPQVLWRFARPHTVYGTSASVVGLYLLAGFVAAGSLQPVLSALPQLVWAWAACLAANVYIVGLNQLTDVEIDRINKPHLPLAAGSLSWRQGVGIVVGCGAASVLLAMAGIPYLLLTVLLSNGIGTAYSLPPLRLKRFPLAASACIYSVRGLIVNLGLYSHFQQVMQGRVELSAPIVWLTGFMSIFGLVIALFKDIPDMEGDRQFAIATFSLRFGPGRISRFCISILALCYLGFIGVGISFLLAGNGLWLLVSHVLGLGILLGYGVHLDLSHREAIVGYYQLIWKLFYLEYLLYPWAFFSFF; encoded by the coding sequence ATGTTGCGCCCACAAGTTCTCTGGCGTTTTGCTCGACCCCACACCGTCTACGGCACCAGCGCCAGCGTGGTGGGCCTCTACCTGTTGGCGGGGTTTGTGGCTGCCGGATCCCTGCAACCGGTTCTCTCGGCGCTGCCCCAGTTGGTCTGGGCTTGGGCGGCCTGTCTGGCGGCCAATGTCTACATCGTCGGCTTGAATCAACTGACGGATGTTGAAATCGACCGCATCAACAAACCCCATTTGCCCTTGGCTGCTGGATCCCTGAGTTGGCGACAGGGGGTGGGGATCGTCGTGGGTTGTGGAGCGGCGTCCGTCCTGCTGGCCATGGCCGGGATCCCCTACCTGCTGCTGACGGTGCTTTTGAGCAATGGGATCGGCACGGCCTATTCGCTGCCCCCCTTGCGGTTGAAGCGTTTTCCGCTGGCGGCCTCGGCTTGCATCTACAGCGTGCGGGGTTTGATCGTCAATTTGGGCCTTTACAGCCATTTTCAGCAGGTGATGCAGGGAAGGGTCGAGCTTTCAGCCCCAATTGTTTGGCTGACGGGGTTTATGTCGATTTTTGGGTTGGTGATCGCCCTTTTCAAAGATATTCCCGACATGGAAGGGGATCGCCAGTTTGCCATTGCCACCTTCTCGCTGCGCTTTGGGCCAGGGCGGATCTCAAGGTTTTGCATTAGCATTTTGGCCTTGTGCTATCTGGGATTTATCGGGGTGGGGATCTCTTTTCTCCTTGCGGGCAACGGCCTCTGGCTGTTGGTGAGCCATGTGTTGGGGCTGGGGATCCTCTTGGGCTATGGTGTCCATCTGGATCTCAGCCATCGGGAGGCGATTGTTGGCTATTATCAACTGATCTGGAAGTTGTTTTACTTGGAGTATTTGCTTTACCCTTGGGCCTTTTTCTCTTTTTTCTAG
- a CDS encoding YceD family protein: MLRPIRLSDLRQMPDQTQELQFRQFFSGFESLTPVEGSLEVSHRGHFLEVSAEARTIVTLTCHRCLQQFNHRLHLEVEEIILIRDPEPLPLELELQDEEDLLESLPPNGELDVEDWMYQHLHLEMPRQLPCRPDCPGIAVEATAPTADPRWAALASLLEDSP; the protein is encoded by the coding sequence ATGTTAAGGCCAATTCGTCTATCCGATCTGCGGCAGATGCCGGATCAAACCCAAGAATTGCAGTTTAGGCAGTTTTTTTCGGGCTTTGAGAGTTTGACCCCTGTGGAGGGATCCCTGGAAGTCAGCCATCGGGGCCATTTTCTCGAAGTGAGTGCTGAAGCTCGTACCATTGTCACCCTCACCTGCCACCGCTGCCTCCAGCAGTTCAACCACCGGCTGCACCTGGAAGTTGAGGAGATCATTTTGATTCGGGATCCCGAACCTCTCCCCTTGGAGCTGGAACTGCAAGACGAAGAAGATCTGCTGGAAAGCCTGCCCCCCAATGGTGAGCTGGATGTCGAAGACTGGATGTACCAGCACCTGCATTTGGAGATGCCCCGCCAGTTGCCCTGCCGTCCCGACTGTCCGGGCATTGCGGTGGAAGCTACAGCACCAACGGCGGATCCCCGCTGGGCAGCCCTAGCTTCTCTCCTGGAAGACTCTCCCTAG
- a CDS encoding protein jag, with amino-acid sequence MSRPKSSTGSAAKKSEGTVAPSPNKSTFAANQERARQWLQQVLAAMGIPAAVRVVGEVLEIEASSLTPAQKQLLLAKAPPLPSPSSRDSPQEEDRSPVVLDALQYLANTLLNLNQPEDQQQPYILDLDGYRQRRLQELKVLVAAAVEKVRATGREYEFPDLSAAERRQIHTLLNDPAYADLETFSRGKEPDRRLVIRRAASPS; translated from the coding sequence ATGAGCCGTCCTAAGTCTTCTACGGGATCTGCTGCTAAGAAATCTGAGGGAACCGTTGCCCCTTCGCCAAACAAGTCCACCTTTGCGGCCAATCAAGAGCGAGCCAGGCAGTGGTTACAGCAGGTGCTGGCGGCTATGGGGATCCCAGCGGCGGTGCGGGTGGTGGGGGAGGTGCTGGAAATCGAGGCGTCTTCTTTGACCCCAGCTCAGAAGCAACTGCTGTTGGCGAAAGCCCCCCCCTTGCCCTCTCCATCTTCCAGAGATTCCCCTCAAGAGGAGGATCGCTCCCCTGTGGTGCTGGATGCGTTGCAGTACCTGGCCAACACCCTTCTCAACCTGAACCAGCCGGAAGACCAGCAGCAGCCCTACATTTTGGATTTGGACGGCTATCGGCAGCGGCGTTTGCAGGAGCTGAAGGTTTTGGTTGCCGCTGCTGTGGAAAAGGTGAGGGCCACTGGCCGGGAATACGAGTTTCCCGATCTCTCGGCTGCCGAGCGTCGGCAAATTCATACTCTCTTGAATGACCCTGCCTATGCCGATCTGGAAACTTTCAGCCGTGGCAAAGAGCCTGACCGGCGCTTGGTTATCCGTCGGGCAGCTTCCCCATCTTGA
- the yidC gene encoding membrane protein insertase YidC, producing the protein MDFGVGFLSNNVMLPILDFFYGIVPSYGLAIIFLTLVIRFALYPLNVGSIRNMRRMKVISPVMQRRMRELQEKYRDDPQKLREAQAKLYSELGANPLGGCLPLLIQMPVLFALFATLRGSPFAAVTYDVNLQILPAEMAAEVVPAPYVSPSKNIFVTDSLHKPVVLVEPKGTKVAVGEEVQFLLQGPGGKPFEQLVAEAGGDPNLLQPTWKITKGEDRAQIKPDGTLLALQPGDVTVQVSIPGLASETGFLFIDKLGRVGAFDEDGTIHWDIIAMIVIFGVSIYLNQYLTNAGQDTGKEDPSQSSMARITPVLFSAMFLFFPLPAGVLLYILVSNIFQTVQTFLLSREPLPENLQQLVEEERRRAAQAITVEAKEVEKSTKPRAAKEGRESLPFEP; encoded by the coding sequence ATGGACTTCGGAGTCGGATTTCTCTCCAACAACGTCATGCTGCCGATCCTGGATTTTTTCTATGGGATCGTGCCCAGCTATGGACTGGCCATTATCTTCCTGACGTTGGTGATCCGCTTTGCCCTCTACCCGCTCAATGTGGGATCCATCCGCAACATGCGGCGCATGAAGGTGATCAGCCCGGTGATGCAGCGGCGGATGCGAGAACTCCAGGAGAAATACCGAGACGACCCGCAGAAGCTTCGGGAAGCCCAGGCCAAGCTTTACAGCGAGCTGGGGGCCAATCCCTTGGGGGGCTGCCTGCCACTGCTCATTCAAATGCCAGTGCTGTTTGCCCTGTTTGCCACCCTGCGGGGCTCCCCCTTTGCAGCGGTGACCTACGATGTCAACTTGCAGATCCTGCCGGCGGAAATGGCGGCTGAGGTGGTGCCCGCCCCCTACGTCAGCCCCAGCAAGAACATTTTTGTCACCGACTCTCTCCACAAGCCGGTGGTGCTGGTGGAACCCAAAGGCACCAAGGTTGCCGTTGGGGAGGAGGTGCAATTTCTGCTTCAAGGGCCGGGGGGCAAGCCTTTTGAGCAGTTGGTGGCCGAAGCGGGTGGGGATCCCAATCTGTTACAGCCCACCTGGAAGATCACCAAAGGAGAAGATCGTGCCCAGATAAAGCCGGATGGCACCTTGCTGGCTCTGCAGCCGGGGGATGTGACCGTGCAGGTGTCTATTCCCGGTTTGGCCTCTGAGACTGGCTTTCTGTTCATCGACAAGTTGGGCCGTGTGGGAGCCTTCGACGAGGATGGCACCATCCACTGGGATATCATCGCCATGATCGTCATCTTTGGGGTGTCCATTTACCTGAACCAGTACCTAACCAATGCCGGACAGGATACCGGCAAAGAGGATCCCAGCCAAAGTTCCATGGCTCGCATCACCCCTGTGCTGTTCTCGGCGATGTTCCTGTTCTTCCCTCTGCCGGCAGGGGTTTTGCTCTACATCCTTGTCTCTAATATCTTCCAAACGGTGCAGACTTTCCTGCTCTCGCGGGAGCCGTTGCCGGAGAACTTACAGCAGTTGGTGGAAGAGGAGCGTCGTCGGGCTGCCCAGGCGATCACGGTGGAGGCCAAGGAAGTGGAAAAATCGACCAAGCCCAGAGCAGCCAAGGAGGGACGGGAATCCTTGCCCTTTGAGCCCTAG
- a CDS encoding inorganic diphosphatase: protein MDLSRIPAQPKPGLLNILIEIPGGSKNKYEFDKDMGAMALDRVLYSSVQYPYDYGFVPNTLAGDGDPLDGLVIMDQPTFPGCVVTVRPLGMLQMIDGGDPDEKLLCVPAKDPRYAAVTKLEDIAQHRLDEIAEFFATYKRLEKKETQILGWKGLAETEAVIASSIAACKQPQ from the coding sequence ATCGACCTGTCGCGGATCCCTGCCCAACCCAAGCCCGGCCTGCTCAACATCTTGATTGAGATTCCCGGCGGCAGCAAAAACAAGTATGAGTTCGACAAAGACATGGGAGCAATGGCGCTGGATCGGGTGCTCTATTCCTCGGTGCAGTACCCTTACGACTACGGCTTTGTGCCCAACACGCTGGCCGGGGATGGGGATCCCTTGGATGGCTTGGTGATCATGGATCAGCCCACTTTCCCAGGGTGTGTGGTCACGGTGCGACCCTTGGGCATGTTGCAGATGATCGATGGCGGGGATCCGGATGAGAAGCTGCTGTGTGTGCCTGCCAAGGATCCCCGCTATGCTGCAGTGACCAAGCTAGAAGACATCGCCCAGCACCGCCTGGATGAGATCGCGGAGTTTTTCGCCACCTACAAGCGCTTGGAAAAGAAAGAAACCCAGATCTTGGGCTGGAAAGGTTTGGCCGAAACCGAGGCGGTCATTGCCAGCAGCATTGCGGCCTGCAAACAACCCCAATAG
- a CDS encoding B12-binding domain-containing radical SAM protein yields the protein MASSEFALEQLLFAPATPDPDAVRVIYAFPNTYAVGITSLGYQVIWSLLASRRDVAVSRLFTDLAEPLPREPELFGFSLSWELDYVHILALLERHGIPPRSEEREEAHPLVFGGGPVLTANPEPFAEFFDLILLGDGEGLLEKMIEVYREVRQGSRAEKLQALAQVPGIYVPGLYEPQYREPDGPVEKVLPKVAGIPSSIRKHTFRGNTLSVSTVVTPKAAWESIYMVEVVRSCPEMCRFCLASYLTLPFRVADVEGHLIPAVERGLQVTQRIGLLGASVTQHPQFEQLLEHLAQDRFEQVRLSLASVRTATVTPRLAQVLSRRGSQSITVAIESGSEQLRQIINKKLSNPEILAAAAHAQAGGLKGIKFYGMVGIPAETQADLEATVDLFQELKKAAPGLRLTLGCSTFVPKAHTPFQWHGVDPKAEKKLQFFQKHLRPLGVELRPESYSWSVIQALISRGDRRVGKVLQLARDFGESLGSYRRAFKALKGQLPPLDYYVHSHWDPGDPLPWQHIEGPLTPERLLQHRQEALSVRIP from the coding sequence TTGGCTAGTTCAGAGTTTGCCCTGGAGCAGTTGCTCTTTGCCCCGGCCACGCCTGACCCCGACGCAGTGCGGGTAATCTACGCCTTCCCCAACACCTACGCAGTGGGGATCACCAGCTTGGGCTATCAAGTCATCTGGAGTCTGCTGGCCAGCCGCCGGGATGTGGCCGTCTCCCGCCTCTTTACGGATCTGGCTGAACCCCTGCCCCGGGAGCCGGAGCTGTTCGGCTTTTCCCTATCCTGGGAGCTGGATTATGTCCATATCCTGGCTCTGCTGGAACGGCACGGGATCCCTCCCAGATCTGAGGAGCGGGAAGAAGCCCACCCCTTGGTCTTTGGCGGCGGCCCGGTACTGACGGCCAACCCCGAGCCTTTTGCTGAGTTCTTTGACCTGATCTTGTTGGGGGATGGGGAAGGTCTTCTGGAGAAGATGATCGAGGTCTATCGGGAGGTGCGCCAGGGATCCCGGGCTGAGAAATTGCAGGCGCTAGCGCAGGTGCCAGGGATCTATGTGCCCGGCTTGTATGAACCCCAATACCGGGAGCCCGACGGCCCAGTGGAGAAGGTGCTCCCCAAAGTGGCCGGGATCCCTAGCTCCATCCGCAAACACACCTTCCGCGGCAACACCCTCTCGGTTTCTACGGTGGTTACCCCCAAAGCGGCTTGGGAGAGCATCTACATGGTGGAGGTGGTGCGCAGCTGCCCGGAGATGTGTCGGTTTTGCCTGGCCAGCTATCTCACCCTGCCTTTCCGGGTGGCGGATGTGGAGGGGCATTTGATCCCGGCGGTAGAGCGGGGGCTGCAGGTCACTCAGCGGATTGGGTTGCTGGGGGCTTCTGTAACCCAGCACCCCCAATTTGAGCAGTTGCTGGAGCACTTGGCCCAGGATCGCTTCGAGCAGGTGCGTCTCAGTTTGGCCTCGGTGCGCACCGCTACCGTAACCCCACGTCTGGCGCAGGTACTCTCCCGCCGGGGCAGCCAGTCCATTACGGTGGCCATCGAAAGTGGCTCAGAACAACTGCGCCAGATCATCAACAAGAAGTTAAGCAACCCGGAAATCTTGGCAGCAGCAGCCCACGCCCAGGCTGGAGGTCTGAAGGGCATTAAGTTCTACGGCATGGTAGGGATCCCGGCGGAAACCCAGGCGGATTTGGAGGCCACAGTGGATCTTTTCCAAGAGCTCAAAAAAGCGGCTCCCGGCCTGCGCCTAACGCTGGGTTGCAGCACCTTTGTGCCCAAAGCCCACACCCCTTTTCAGTGGCACGGGGTGGATCCCAAAGCCGAGAAAAAACTGCAGTTTTTCCAGAAACACCTGCGTCCCTTGGGGGTGGAGTTGCGCCCGGAAAGCTATAGCTGGTCGGTGATCCAAGCCCTCATCTCGCGAGGGGATCGGCGGGTGGGAAAGGTCTTGCAGTTGGCGCGGGACTTTGGCGAATCTTTGGGGAGCTACCGGCGCGCTTTCAAAGCGCTTAAAGGGCAACTGCCGCCTCTGGATTACTACGTGCACAGCCACTGGGATCCAGGGGATCCCTTGCCTTGGCAACACATCGAAGGGCCCCTCACCCCAGAGCGACTGTTGCAACATCGCCAGGAAGCTCTTTCTGTTCGCATCCCTTAG
- the nusA gene encoding transcription termination factor NusA — MAMVPLPGLAEMVEMISRERNLPRHVVTDALREALLKGYERYRKTIQRDVVFAEDHFRNFDVELDVEAGGFRVLATKAIVEQVQNPDHEISLYDVQQDYPEAEVGWEVTDDVTPQQAEFGRMAAIQTKQVLAQKLRDQQRRLIQEEFRDLEKTVLQARVLRTERQTVIMSVSSGFGQPEVEAELPKKEQLASDRYTPNAVMKVYLKKVYEGSRRGPQLLVSRADAGLVVNLFANEVPEIEEDIVRIVAVAREANPPSRNVGPRTKIAVDTVERDVDPVGACIGARGSRIQAVVAELRNEKIDVIRWSPDPATYIANALSPAKVVEVRLVDPEIQQAHVLVNSDQLSLAIGKEGQNVRLAARLTGWKIDIKEVESYRAALEEAQAQGLPYPFITPAALERFQRRAERAALGLEDEEYEEKRRLEEEELAGDDRLEEDWADEEEDFDYDAEFDIAQPKG, encoded by the coding sequence ATGGCGATGGTGCCTCTGCCGGGTTTGGCGGAAATGGTGGAGATGATCTCGCGGGAGCGCAACTTGCCCCGCCATGTGGTCACCGATGCTCTGCGAGAGGCGCTGCTCAAGGGCTACGAACGCTACCGCAAAACCATCCAGCGAGATGTGGTCTTTGCAGAAGACCACTTCCGCAATTTCGATGTGGAGTTGGATGTGGAGGCAGGAGGCTTTCGCGTTTTGGCCACCAAAGCCATCGTTGAGCAGGTGCAAAACCCCGACCATGAGATCTCTCTGTACGATGTGCAGCAGGATTACCCAGAAGCCGAAGTAGGCTGGGAAGTCACAGATGATGTCACCCCACAACAGGCGGAATTTGGCCGCATGGCGGCCATCCAAACCAAGCAGGTGCTGGCGCAAAAGTTACGGGATCAGCAGCGCCGTCTGATTCAGGAAGAGTTCCGCGATCTGGAAAAAACCGTACTGCAGGCACGGGTGCTGCGCACCGAGCGGCAGACGGTGATCATGTCGGTATCCAGCGGTTTCGGACAACCTGAGGTGGAAGCAGAACTGCCCAAGAAGGAACAGCTGGCCAGCGATCGCTACACTCCCAACGCGGTGATGAAGGTCTATCTCAAGAAAGTCTATGAGGGATCCCGGCGGGGGCCACAGCTTTTGGTTTCCCGGGCCGATGCTGGCTTGGTGGTGAACCTGTTTGCCAACGAGGTGCCAGAAATTGAAGAGGATATCGTGCGGATTGTGGCAGTGGCGCGGGAGGCCAACCCCCCTTCCCGAAATGTGGGGCCACGTACCAAGATTGCGGTCGATACGGTGGAGCGGGACGTGGATCCGGTGGGGGCCTGTATTGGCGCGAGGGGATCCCGGATTCAGGCGGTGGTAGCAGAGCTGCGCAACGAGAAAATCGATGTCATCCGCTGGTCGCCGGATCCTGCCACTTACATTGCCAATGCCCTCAGCCCGGCCAAGGTGGTGGAGGTGCGGCTGGTGGATCCGGAAATCCAGCAAGCTCATGTGTTGGTCAACAGCGACCAGCTCAGTTTGGCCATTGGCAAAGAGGGGCAAAATGTGCGCCTGGCAGCCCGCCTCACCGGTTGGAAAATCGACATCAAGGAAGTGGAGAGCTACCGCGCAGCGCTGGAGGAGGCCCAAGCGCAAGGGTTGCCCTATCCCTTCATCACTCCAGCGGCACTGGAGCGCTTCCAGCGGCGGGCAGAGCGGGCTGCTTTGGGCCTAGAGGATGAGGAATACGAAGAAAAGCGCCGCCTGGAGGAAGAGGAGCTGGCGGGGGACGATAGGCTGGAAGAAGACTGGGCTGACGAAGAGGAGGACTTCGACTACGACGCCGAGTTCGACATTGCCCAGCCGAAGGGGTAA
- the rimP gene encoding ribosome maturation factor RimP, with product MVHPLIPQLESLARPLAAQLGYQLVQMVFHTNQHPPVLRVDIRPLDPDRETSHADCEAMSQALEVELDRVDLIPGQYVLEVSSPGISNLLTSDRDFVVFKGFAVEVTLDPPYKGKAVWSGHLLGRDEERVALSLKGRRVQLPRASVQRVALSSETD from the coding sequence ATGGTTCACCCTCTTATTCCACAGTTGGAGAGCTTGGCCCGTCCCTTGGCCGCTCAACTGGGATACCAGTTGGTGCAGATGGTTTTCCACACCAACCAGCATCCGCCAGTTCTGCGGGTGGATATTCGTCCACTGGATCCCGACCGAGAAACCAGCCATGCCGATTGCGAAGCCATGAGCCAAGCCTTGGAAGTCGAGCTGGATCGGGTGGATCTGATCCCAGGCCAGTATGTGTTGGAGGTGTCCAGCCCTGGCATCAGCAACCTTCTCACCAGCGATCGCGACTTTGTGGTTTTCAAAGGGTTTGCGGTGGAGGTGACCTTGGATCCACCCTACAAGGGCAAAGCCGTTTGGTCAGGACACCTGCTGGGTCGGGATGAGGAGAGGGTTGCCTTATCCCTCAAGGGGCGGCGAGTTCAGTTGCCCCGCGCTTCGGTGCAGCGGGTTGCCCTCTCATCGGAAACTGACTAG
- a CDS encoding TIGR02652 family protein: MTVAFSYPIFGPSIQCPHCRQTIAALTLTDTYLCPRHGAFEADAEQEELVHLQSGRRWRFWEGRWFRQHTHADGIRFEIHEELDRLRMQGMRATQVIVAERYRQLLTPYLEQGSHRRPGPPRLYGLPVSFSSQIPEDRGGSPQRWRVINFELTYEIDPAMRQPQSRLQLCD; the protein is encoded by the coding sequence ATGACTGTTGCCTTTTCCTACCCGATCTTCGGCCCCAGCATTCAGTGCCCCCACTGTCGGCAAACGATTGCGGCCCTCACCCTGACCGATACCTACCTCTGCCCTCGCCATGGTGCATTTGAGGCGGATGCCGAACAAGAGGAGCTGGTACACCTGCAATCCGGACGGCGCTGGCGCTTTTGGGAAGGTCGCTGGTTTCGTCAGCACACCCACGCCGATGGGATCCGTTTTGAGATTCATGAAGAATTGGATCGGCTGCGCATGCAAGGAATGCGAGCCACTCAGGTGATCGTGGCCGAGCGCTACCGCCAGCTGCTCACCCCTTATCTGGAGCAGGGATCCCACCGTCGCCCCGGCCCACCTCGCCTCTATGGCTTGCCCGTCAGCTTCAGCTCCCAAATCCCAGAGGATAGGGGTGGATCCCCTCAGCGCTGGCGGGTGATCAACTTTGAGCTGACCTACGAGATCGACCCGGCCATGCGGCAGCCGCAATCCCGTCTGCAACTGTGTGATTAG
- a CDS encoding IS5-like element ISSoc13 family transposase (programmed frameshift), whose translation MKLVFLDENKWQKILAFLQTEERVNIGKEANCKQFIEAVLWIARSGAPWRYLPEGYGKWYTIYQRFHRWSRFGVWERMFKYFIDDPDLEHLIIDSTMVRAHSCAAGKKGEQALGRSRGGYSTKIHVSVDGLGNPLELRITGGEKSDITQGEELIEGWQRKDTKVIGDKGYDADKLIEKIGEAQAVIPPKRNRKTQRHYDKHLYQERHLIECFFHKLKQYRHLFSRFDKLARNFLSFLYLVSALFWLK comes from the exons ATGAAGTTGGTTTTTTTAGATGAAAACAAATGGCAGAAGATATTGGCTTTTTTACAGACAGAAGAGAGAGTTAACATTGGGAAAGAAGCAAACTGCAAACAGTTTATTGAAGCAGTTCTTTGGATAGCCCGTTCCGGTGCTCCTTGGCGCTACCTCCCAGAAGGATATGGCAAATGGTACACCATCTATCAAAGATTCCACCGGTGGAGTCGTTTTGGAGTGTGGGAACGGATGTTCAAGTATTTTATTGACGACCCTGATTTAGAGCATCTCATTATTGATTCAACCATGGTTCGAGCGCACTCCTGTGCTGCCGGAA AAAAAGGGGAGCAAGCTTTGGGGAGAAGCCGAGGCGGATACAGCACCAAGATTCATGTGAGTGTAGATGGGTTGGGAAATCCGCTGGAATTGAGAATAACTGGCGGAGAAAAGAGCGATATTACTCAAGGGGAAGAATTGATAGAGGGCTGGCAGAGAAAGGATACCAAAGTAATTGGGGATAAAGGATATGATGCGGATAAGTTGATTGAGAAGATAGGGGAAGCTCAAGCGGTTATTCCGCCTAAAAGGAATAGAAAGACGCAGCGGCATTATGACAAGCATCTGTATCAAGAGAGGCATTTAATCGAATGCTTTTTTCATAAGTTAAAGCAGTACCGGCATCTATTTTCTCGTTTTGACAAATTGGCCAGGAACTTCTTGAGTTTTCTCTATCTCGTCAGTGCTCTCTTTTGGCTCAAATGA
- a CDS encoding class I SAM-dependent methyltransferase has protein sequence MLYRRIIFPRLLDLALSGEGMERYRRQLLAHVQGSVLEIGFGTGLNLSCYPEHIRKITGVDPNPGMGSLARRRIASSPIAVDWQVADAQKLPFPSQSFDSVVSTWTLCSIPNVAKALREIRRVLRAGGKLFFLEHGLSEDPQVQRWQNCLNPIQKVIADGCNLNRDMARLIQGAGFRFEQLERFYMPDQPRFIGYTYQGMALPAAEGNFQF, from the coding sequence ATGCTCTATCGCCGAATAATCTTCCCGCGGCTGTTGGATTTAGCTCTCTCGGGGGAAGGGATGGAGCGCTATCGGCGGCAGCTTCTGGCTCATGTGCAGGGATCCGTTCTGGAGATTGGTTTTGGCACCGGCCTCAACCTATCCTGCTACCCAGAGCACATTCGAAAGATCACAGGGGTAGATCCCAATCCCGGCATGGGATCCCTGGCTCGTCGGCGCATTGCCTCTTCTCCCATCGCCGTTGATTGGCAGGTGGCGGATGCCCAGAAACTGCCTTTTCCAAGCCAGAGTTTTGATAGCGTGGTTAGCACCTGGACATTGTGCAGCATTCCTAATGTGGCCAAGGCTTTGAGAGAGATCAGGCGGGTGTTGCGAGCAGGGGGAAAGCTGTTTTTTCTCGAACACGGCCTCAGCGAGGATCCCCAGGTGCAAAGATGGCAAAATTGTCTTAACCCTATACAAAAGGTAATCGCAGATGGCTGCAACCTAAACCGAGATATGGCTCGGTTGATCCAGGGAGCGGGGTTTCGGTTTGAGCAACTGGAGCGGTTTTATATGCCTGACCAGCCGAGATTCATTGGCTACACCTATCAAGGCATGGCGCTTCCCGCCGCGGAAGGAAACTTCCAGTTCTAG
- a CDS encoding arginase family protein, with the protein MAQWSLHPSSQSNARVILIPTAFGHDTQAPMAILNAGSELCAFEPRLGIDVDKLAVAQLPGLVDEPPYGMCEAAVAQAWRRQQWPVLLPSVLAASWGAIRALWKHYPTLSVVHCSAHANLMPPPEMSQPDQDTSYGSAAWVELLYQHMLPVIHVGLRSGSARAYAWLKAHHSPIFWAQDGWDPQQVVASLPDQPVFLVVDCSVLDPSLAPAVHHPEPGGVSWPQLLQTCEAIFAARPVVGLSLGGVAVGSATRQTARVVARLLNWLLACYALHSLKVTAQPQPVQTV; encoded by the coding sequence ATGGCCCAGTGGTCCCTCCATCCCAGCTCGCAATCCAACGCTAGGGTCATTCTCATTCCCACCGCCTTTGGCCACGATACTCAGGCTCCGATGGCCATTCTCAATGCCGGTTCGGAGCTGTGTGCCTTCGAGCCGAGGTTGGGGATCGATGTGGATAAGCTGGCGGTGGCGCAGTTGCCGGGGCTGGTGGATGAGCCTCCCTACGGCATGTGTGAGGCGGCGGTGGCTCAAGCTTGGAGACGACAACAATGGCCGGTGCTGTTGCCCTCAGTCTTGGCTGCCAGTTGGGGGGCCATTCGTGCCCTTTGGAAGCACTACCCAACTCTGAGTGTGGTGCATTGCAGCGCCCATGCCAATCTGATGCCGCCGCCGGAGATGAGCCAGCCGGATCAAGATACAAGCTATGGCAGTGCTGCCTGGGTGGAGTTGCTCTACCAGCACATGCTGCCGGTGATCCATGTGGGGTTGCGCAGCGGCAGTGCGCGCGCCTACGCATGGCTGAAAGCCCACCACAGCCCAATATTCTGGGCCCAAGATGGCTGGGATCCCCAGCAGGTGGTGGCCTCTTTGCCGGATCAACCGGTGTTTTTGGTGGTGGACTGCAGTGTGCTGGATCCTTCCTTAGCGCCCGCGGTGCATCACCCAGAGCCAGGGGGGGTGAGTTGGCCGCAACTGTTGCAGACCTGTGAGGCCATCTTTGCCGCTCGTCCTGTGGTTGGCCTTTCACTGGGAGGGGTGGCGGTGGGATCCGCAACACGGCAAACTGCTCGCGTGGTGGCCCGCCTGCTCAATTGGTTGCTGGCCTGCTATGCCCTTCACTCCCTGAAGGTGACCGCTCAACCGCAACCTGTCCAGACGGTTTAA
- a CDS encoding photosystem I reaction center subunit II PsaD gives MAVMEGDPRQGAKLPLFGGSTGGLLSAAETEEKYVITWTGKPGQVFEMPTGGAAEMVEGKNFLTFARKEQCLALGAQLRSDYKINDYQIFRIPAGGEPVLVHPKDGVFPEKVNEGREPVGKVDRNIGKNKEPITYKFTGGKPWD, from the coding sequence ATGGCTGTGATGGAAGGCGATCCTCGTCAGGGAGCAAAGCTGCCTCTATTTGGGGGATCCACCGGAGGGCTGTTGAGCGCAGCCGAAACCGAAGAAAAATACGTCATTACCTGGACGGGCAAGCCGGGGCAGGTGTTTGAAATGCCCACCGGCGGCGCTGCCGAAATGGTGGAAGGCAAAAACTTTCTCACCTTTGCCCGCAAAGAGCAGTGTTTGGCGCTGGGTGCCCAGTTGAGATCCGACTACAAGATCAACGACTACCAGATCTTCCGCATTCCGGCGGGTGGAGAGCCTGTGTTGGTGCATCCCAAAGATGGCGTTTTTCCTGAGAAGGTCAACGAAGGCCGTGAGCCCGTCGGCAAAGTGGATCGCAACATCGGCAAAAACAAAGAGCCGATTACCTACAAGTTCACCGGCGGGAAACCCTGGGACTAA